From Equus przewalskii isolate Varuska chromosome 17, EquPr2, whole genome shotgun sequence, the proteins below share one genomic window:
- the LOC103544614 gene encoding multiple epidermal growth factor-like domains protein 11 isoform X2 has translation MGAQHSAGSPPDHWEPTRLPGLFPSIPLTSAGASVPARCPPGTWSEEGNQTPEGCQDCYGGRLCSGSHPSIWPAPGHPGISCTEGTVSATTMEGVSGRSCPPGPFSPLGMAEPTPCPPGSYTSSTRTTKCHICPSSRYCVPGLRPQLCPRGFYCPEGTGLNWQPCPPGTYSPVPGLGSLPGCRVCDGGRFCPRASATEAGGQCWEGFFCSRGSTRPNPEAGTEEGAGPCPQGHYCPRGSAVPQPCPPGTFGSCAKLSSEDSCSPCPPGHYCSSAGLASPSGLCSTGFFCLSGALVPNGSLGDQAGGPCPTGTLVAGLRGAGEVGNEQTPRLPPRQGPRAIRRLPAVPWALQELSLGWGRSEHQRVGLLVALTCGPAFLSGHFCPPGTAVPRPCPAGTHNGLAARGHCEPCPEG, from the exons ATGGGAGCCCAGCACAGTGCAGGGTCTCCCCCGGACCACTGGGAGCCAACAAGACTGCCTGGCCTCTTTCCCTCCATTCCTCTGACTTCTGCAGGAGCTTCAGTCCCAGCCCGATGCCCACCTGGTACCTGGTCTGAGGAAGGGAACCAAACCCCAGAAGGATGTCAAGATTGCTATGGAGGACgactctgctctggcagccacCCATCAATCTGGCCAGCACCCGGCCACCCAGG CATTTCCTGCACTGAGGGAACTGTCTCTGCCACCACCATGGAAGGGGTCTCTGGGAGATCCTGCCCCCCAGGGCCCTTCAGCCCTCTGGGCATGGCTGAGCCCACTCCATGTCCTCCTGGCTCCTACACCTCCAGTACCCGCACAACGAAATGTCACATCTGTCCCAGTAGCCGCTACTGTGTTCCAGGGCTGAGGCCACAGCTGTGTCCAAGAG GTTTCTACTGCCCTGAAGGGACAGGGCTCAACTGGCAGCCCTGCCCCCCGGGCACCTACAGCCCAGTGCCCGGACTGGGCAGCCTGCCGGGATGTCGAGTCTGTGACGGAGGCAGGTTCTGCCCCAGGGCCAGTGCCACGGAGGCGGGCGGACAGTGCTGGGAGGGCTTCTTCTGCTCCAGAGGGTCCACCCGGCCCAACCCGGAGGCTGGCACTGAAG agggggctggcccatgtCCTCAAGGACACTACTGCCCCAGGGGCTCAGCTGTGCCCCAGCCTTGCCCACCTGGCACCTTCGGCTCATGCGCCAAGCTCAGTTCAGAG GATTCCTGCTCCCCATGCCCGCCGGGCCACTACTGCAGCTCTGCTGGCCTTGCCAGCCCTTCTGGACTCTGCAGCACAGGTTTCTTCTGCCTCAGTGGGGCGCTCGTCCCCAACGGCTCCCTGGGAGACCAGGCCGGTGGCCCCTGCCCCACAGGTACCCTGGTGGCTGGCCTGCgaggagctggggaggtggggaacgAGCAGACTCCAAGGCTGCCACCCAGACAGGGGCCGAGGGCCATCAGGAGGCTGCCAGCAGTCCCCTGGGCCCTCCAGGAACTGAGTTTAGGATGGGGCCGCTCTGAGCACCAAAGAGTAGGACTTCTTGTGGCCCTGACCTGTGGCCCTGCTTTCCTTTCAGGACACTTCTGCCCCCCAGGCACTGctgtccccaggccctgcccgGCAGGCACCCACAATGGCCTAGCTGCCCGAGGCCACTGTGAGCCTTGTCCAGAGGGGTGA